CCCACGTTTTCAATTTTTGGAACATGAGTAGTGGCTATTAACTAAAACAAAAATGGAAGGAAGAAAGATCACGATGGTTGTCACAAAATGTTGTTGTTTGATGTAGGGATTTGGGGGTGGGTAGGGTCTTATAACCTATACTGTTCACATGCATTCTTCAACCCTATTTCTACTGCATCTCCATGTGCCTCCCTCACGTCTCTACCTCCTCTCTTATTTTTAAACTTTTTTCTTATTTTATAAAACATTTAAATATAAGACAAATATATACATAATTTTTTTCTATCTGATATCTATAACCAGCTCAAATAAATTTAGAGAAAAAATTCCATATACTACATACAGTTCAAACTTTAGTTTCTTTTTTTTTCTTCATATATATTTTTTAAAGAAGTATCATCACGATTATTTATCAAAATATCAGATTATGATTTGTTCAAAAATAATTTACAGTACTTGTTTTGATTTTTTTTTTTTGAAACACCAGTACTTGTTTTGATTAAACTTGAATTCATCAAACAAATTGTTGAGACAATATTATTCTCCCATATTCCCTTTCTTCTAATATAATAATCTATAATATAAAAATCTAACAACTCTATTTTTAATGATATATAATAAAAATATGTTCTTATTTGATTTTTAAAATTAATTTTAAATCTAAAACTATTATGTGATATTAATTATATGATTGCATTTATCAGTTGATATGATAGCTTTTGGTAGTTTCAGGAAACGCAATCAAGACTAAGATGATAAATACCGAAATATATGGCTTCATCATCATCAGTATGATGATTTCACATGCTAGTTTCAATGGGTCGTTTTGCTTTTTATTTTTATCATTATTAGAAGTTGTTATTCAAGGACCCATTTTGGCCGCACCAATCAAATCAGTTTGAGATTTATGAAATCTTGAAAAATAATTTGAGAAAATCGCAATGTCTCATTCATTATTATTTTTTTAAATGTATCTTAAATATTGCTATAAGATAACGTTTCTTGACGTTGAGGGTTTTATTATTTTAGAGAAACAATAACCACTATATAATACCTACCAAAGAATATTCAGTTAAGTTAGTTGATCGTTGGAGTCAAACTTAAATCGAACAACGTCGCTTGAAAATCTGGGGGATAAGTTATATAAACCAGCGGCTACCAGCCTACCAGCATTGCCTTGATCTCGTCCACCTGATTTTGTTTGTTAAATTTAACGCAACTAGATTGATTAAATATTAAGTAATCATATTAACCTATGTCCAAATTAATAGATCACCATTTTAAATCCCATGTTTGAATAACTCGTTCCGCAACCTACTTGTGCTTTTTTTTTTTCTTCTTCAGAAAAACAGTTGAAAGATATGCTTTTCAATTTCTTAAATTCATATATGTGGGATGAAAATAAGTTCAATAAAAACCACATATAAAAATAGAAATTCCTTCTTTTTGATGAAGACATTAATTCCTTCTTCCAACCAGATCTAGATAAATTTATTTTAAATATATAGTCTTCTTCTGGTCATACACTTTTCCATGGTTACCATCCCAGAATCATCAACTTCGTTGGTTATCGAAATATGCAACAATGTGGCTCAATATATACAAGTCCATGTTTACACTCAAAATTGGAATCTGATTGATCTACAGATTTATGCTAAAACGTCATACTTTGTTATATACTTCTATTGATATACATTAGTACATATATACGTCGATCTTTGCTCAAAAAAAAAAAAACGTCGATCATGCTAGTCGTGAAAAATGTATACTTGCATTGCATGAAAATGATCCCACCAAATTGACAAGTCGATGTCAATATGACCGGAGAAAAAATTAATGGCGGACCAACTTATTTAGGACTGCTAGTTTAGGGAGCATAAATGGTCCTATTTGACTTACCATCTTCAGTATAAATATATGTATTTTAGATGTATATATATACGTACATGCATACGTATACACGATCAACTTAATGAGACAATACGATTTCTTCAAGCGATTCATGAGCATTACTTTTGATCCCCACTTGTCTCTCTTCCTTTTTCTTGTATGTTATTTTCCTTGCTTTCTAATTTTACGTTTACGACTTTTTATTTTATTTTATTAATATTTATATAACTCTGTTGACATTAGTTACAGGTTTTGATAAGAAAATTTTGTGTTATGTCACAATATTCGTAGAAATGATATCTGATAGTTGTTAAACAAAAAAATGATATCTGATAGTTTTACCATCTGTATTTAGTAGTTGATTTACAAGTCATTAGTACTGGAAAAAGACAACAAACAATATTGAAGAAAGGGTACGTAGACTGCATATTAGTTTCGTGAGTTGATATCTACCTCCATTGAGCGGGATTCTGTTGTTATTACCATAACTACAAAAAAATAAAATAATAGTAATTCGATTTTTATAATTAAACCATTTATATATGGCATATGAGTTTGCTTTTTTAATTGGCATATTTGGTCCCTAAATGATGGTCATAACAAGGACGGTCCGGCGGTGACGGAAACGCGTAAAGGCTAATCATTTAATTAAACTTAATATCATTATTTTAATAATATATTATTGTTTTATTTTCTTATCCCTATTAAAATTATTTAATACTCAAATCCTAGGAAACGAACAAATTAATCAGGGAACTTAGCTCAAATTCTGTCATTTAATTTTGTGTGTATGTATATAATTGGAACTTTCTGAATAAAACCAATACTAAGATTTATCGCCGTATGTGTGAATGCAATAATAAATAGAAGTTCAATAATGGATCACTCTTATTTTCATATAGTATAAAGCTCTATATTGCAATATATTGAATATCAATTCTCATCAAATAATAGCTGAATGATTGTTAAGAGTCGTAATAAAATACAATAAAATAAATTGTCTCACATGTCTTAACGAAAATTTACTAAAAATGTGTTAATGTCTGGGCGGTCAAAAGAGTGTCTAGTTTCTGATTCTTTTGTCACACTTTTTTATTTTTTGGGATAAAATGTCGTAAGATTGTTATCTATATATATCCCTCAACATACCCATTGATTCTTCAAACACATCTCACTCTTCACCAGCTTAAACCCTAAACCAAGATCTCTTTTTTTGTTCTCTCTCTCTCTCTCTCTCTCTTTCCTCATTCTTTCTTCGACCAAAATTTCTTGACATAAAATCAGAAAAATGAAACAGCTTTCAACAAAAGTGACAAGCAATGGTCATGGACAAGACTCATCCTACTTCTTGGGATGGGAAGAGTACGAGAAGAATCCTTACGATGAGATCAAGAACCCTAATGGGATGATCCAGATGGGTCTTGCCGAAAATCAGCTATGTTTCGATCTCATCGAGTCATGGTTAGCTAAGAACCCAGACGCAGCTAGTCTCAAGAGGAACGGTCAATCCATTTTCAGAGAGCTTGCTCTCTTTCAAGACTATCACGGCATGCCTGAATTCAAAAAAGTAAGCTTCATTTTGTTTTCTTTAAATTGGATAAAAGACATAAACCTAATAACTTGTATACCAAGTAATGAAATTGTTTTCTCAATTCTCATGAACGTATGTATTTTTCTCTTTTTTTTTATATAGGCTATGGCTGAGTTCATGGAAGAGATAAGAGGAAACAGAGTCACATTTGATCCCAAAAAGATTGTTTTAGCCGCTGGTTCGACCTCAGCGAACGAGACACTCATGTTTTGTCTCGCTGAGCCTGGCGATGCTTTCCTTTTGCCTACTCCTTACTATCCTGGGTAAGTTACAATACTAACCCTAGCTCCACTTTACTTGGGTTCCAAGTAAACTCATTAAAACTCTCTTGCTTACGCTTTGGCTTTTTAATGATTACAGATTTGATAGAGATCTTAAATGGAGAACTGGAGCTGAGATCGTGCCGATTCACTGCTCAAGCTCTAATGGCTTCCAAATCACGGAAGCAGCTCTTCAACAAGCTTACCAACAAGCCAACAAACTTGATCTCAAAGTCAAGGGAGTTCTTGTCACCAATCCATCAAACCCACTTGGCACTGCGTTGACCAGACGTGAACTTAACCTTCTCGTTGACTTCATCACTTCCAAGAACATTCATCTCATAAGCGACGAGATCTACTCAGGCACTATGTTTGGGTTTGAACAGTTCATAAGCGTGATGGATGTCTTGAAAGACAAGAAACTCGAAAACACCGAGGTTTCTAAAAGAGTCCACGTCGTTTATAGCCTTTCCAAGGATCTAGGGCTTCCTGGTTTCCGCGTGGGAGCTATCTACTCCAACGATGAAATGATCGTTTCCGCCGCGACAAAAATGTCGAGTTTCGGTCTTGTTTCTTCTCAGACTCAATACCTTCTCTCTGCATTGCTCTCAGACAAAAAGTTCACAAGCCAATACCTCGAGGAGAATCAGAAACGGCTCAAGTCCAGACAGAAACGCCTAGTGTCTGGTCTTGAGTCCGCGGGGATTACTTGCCTGCGAAGCAACGCGGGTTTGTTCTGTTGGGTCGACATG
This genomic interval from Brassica oleracea var. oleracea cultivar TO1000 chromosome C2, BOL, whole genome shotgun sequence contains the following:
- the LOC106325916 gene encoding 1-aminocyclopropane-1-carboxylate synthase 5, with product MKQLSTKVTSNGHGQDSSYFLGWEEYEKNPYDEIKNPNGMIQMGLAENQLCFDLIESWLAKNPDAASLKRNGQSIFRELALFQDYHGMPEFKKAMAEFMEEIRGNRVTFDPKKIVLAAGSTSANETLMFCLAEPGDAFLLPTPYYPGFDRDLKWRTGAEIVPIHCSSSNGFQITEAALQQAYQQANKLDLKVKGVLVTNPSNPLGTALTRRELNLLVDFITSKNIHLISDEIYSGTMFGFEQFISVMDVLKDKKLENTEVSKRVHVVYSLSKDLGLPGFRVGAIYSNDEMIVSAATKMSSFGLVSSQTQYLLSALLSDKKFTSQYLEENQKRLKSRQKRLVSGLESAGITCLRSNAGLFCWVDMRHLLDTNTFEAELDLWKKIVYNVKLNISPGSSCHCTEPGWFRVCFANMSEDTLDLALKRLKTFVESTDCGRMISRSSHERLKSLRKKTVSNWVFRVSWSDRVPDER